The proteins below are encoded in one region of Streptomyces roseirectus:
- a CDS encoding GAF and ANTAR domain-containing protein, which produces MAEDDHDAEEALDAERARVAHELIAGVRGLPAAEVPEALCRACVSLLPAASGLSVSVLGDSADLGVVLCASDAVAARLAEIQYTLGEGPGMEAIRLRAPVFATDLTSPPATRRWPLFSVQAAKAGAEAAFSLPLAGGAGALGTLDLYRETSGSLSDAHVRTAMLVADAVALAVVALDQASADPEGVVTWLAGAEADREEVHQATGMMMVRLGVSAEEALLRLRARAFADGRTSTEVARGIIDGTLDLRDD; this is translated from the coding sequence ATGGCCGAGGACGACCACGACGCCGAGGAGGCGCTGGACGCCGAGCGTGCCCGTGTCGCGCACGAACTCATCGCCGGGGTGCGGGGGCTGCCCGCCGCCGAGGTGCCCGAGGCGCTGTGCCGGGCCTGTGTGTCGCTGCTGCCGGCGGCGTCGGGCCTGTCGGTGTCGGTGCTCGGGGACAGCGCGGACCTCGGGGTCGTGCTGTGCGCGAGCGACGCGGTCGCGGCACGGCTCGCGGAGATCCAGTACACGCTCGGAGAGGGGCCCGGGATGGAGGCGATCCGGCTGCGGGCCCCGGTGTTCGCGACGGACCTGACGAGTCCCCCGGCCACCCGGCGCTGGCCGCTGTTCTCCGTGCAGGCCGCCAAGGCGGGCGCGGAGGCCGCGTTCTCCCTGCCGCTGGCGGGCGGCGCGGGCGCGCTCGGCACCCTCGACCTGTACCGCGAGACGTCCGGTTCCCTCAGCGACGCCCACGTCCGCACCGCGATGCTGGTCGCCGACGCCGTCGCGCTCGCCGTCGTCGCCCTGGACCAGGCGTCCGCCGACCCGGAGGGGGTCGTGACCTGGCTCGCGGGAGCGGAGGCGGACCGGGAGGAGGTGCACCAGGCGACCGGGATGATGATGGTCCGGCTGGGGGTGAGCGCCGAGGAGGCGCTGCTGCGGCTGCGGGCCCGCGCGTTCGCCGACGGGCGTACCTCCACGGAGGTCGCCCGGGGCATCATCGACGGCACCCTGGACCTCCGCGATGACTGA
- a CDS encoding DUF2267 domain-containing protein, giving the protein MDHDTFMGQVQARARLDSRGAAEAATRATLETLAERVPAPLAAKLAAQLPREIGEHLRRVATAPDQPAGGLRMSRRDFLDRLAQRAGADVAKAAYEARGVVEVVGEATEGAVLERIRQAMDDDLAELLFAGSTGPA; this is encoded by the coding sequence ATGGACCACGACACCTTCATGGGCCAGGTACAGGCCCGCGCCCGCCTCGACAGCCGGGGCGCCGCCGAGGCCGCCACCCGCGCCACGCTGGAAACCCTCGCCGAACGCGTCCCCGCCCCGCTGGCCGCCAAGCTCGCGGCGCAACTGCCGCGCGAGATCGGCGAACACCTGCGCCGGGTCGCCACCGCCCCCGACCAGCCGGCCGGCGGCCTGCGCATGAGCCGCCGGGACTTCCTCGACCGCCTCGCCCAGCGCGCCGGGGCCGACGTCGCCAAGGCGGCGTACGAGGCCCGGGGCGTCGTCGAGGTCGTCGGCGAGGCCACCGAGGGCGCCGTGCTGGAGCGGATCCGCCAGGCGATGGACGACGACCTCGCCGAGCTGCTGTTCGCGGGCAGCACGGGGCCCGCCTGA
- a CDS encoding GAF domain-containing protein → MNRERQLAEAFVTLSDTYATEFDPLHLFHHLVHTCRDLLGIDAASVMIADARGVLRTMAATDDAAAFTELLYLQTGCGPCVDCYRTGEPVALPDDGAASARWPQHAEAMADAGYRALLSLPMRLHDHSLGVLTLLREDAERVGDDDAHLAQSLADLSALALMHWTAEPAPAGDIVTRVQSVIASKATLEIAKGMVAEYARTSIPAAARLLGAYAARHRVRLTDTAQALVNRTLDVSVVSVVGREAEREVREAERSEPDG, encoded by the coding sequence ATGAACCGCGAGCGACAGCTGGCGGAGGCGTTCGTGACGCTCTCGGACACCTACGCCACCGAGTTCGATCCGCTGCACCTCTTCCACCACCTCGTCCACACCTGCCGTGACCTGCTGGGCATCGACGCGGCGTCGGTGATGATCGCCGACGCGCGCGGTGTGCTCAGGACGATGGCGGCGACCGACGACGCCGCCGCCTTCACCGAGCTGCTGTACCTCCAGACCGGCTGCGGCCCCTGCGTCGACTGCTACCGCACCGGCGAACCGGTCGCCCTCCCCGACGACGGGGCCGCGTCGGCGCGCTGGCCGCAGCACGCCGAGGCCATGGCCGACGCCGGGTACCGCGCCCTGCTGTCGCTGCCGATGCGGCTGCACGACCACTCCCTCGGCGTCCTCACGCTCCTGCGCGAGGACGCCGAGCGGGTCGGCGACGACGACGCGCACCTCGCGCAGTCCCTCGCCGACCTCTCGGCGCTGGCCCTCATGCACTGGACGGCCGAACCGGCGCCCGCCGGCGACATCGTCACCCGCGTCCAGAGCGTCATCGCCTCGAAGGCGACGCTGGAGATCGCGAAGGGGATGGTCGCCGAGTACGCGCGCACGAGCATCCCGGCGGCGGCCCGGCTGCTCGGCGCCTATGCCGCCCGCCACCGGGTACGGCTCACCGACACGGCCCAGGCGCTGGTCAACCGGACCCTGGACGTGTCGGTCGTGTCGGTGGTGGGGCGGGAAGCCGAGAGGGAAGTGCGGGAAGCCGAGAGGAGCGAGCCGGACGGCTGA
- a CDS encoding SseB family protein: MTDQFPNGADSAVRLALRALITGDADQAELRTLAAGEILIPVGDVPEEQPPVTVSVPVYEQPDGTELVPVFTSQDRLRQAFPQVTRHRQILLGALAHEWPAEGPMLVIDAGTVDEVTLTAHGVRELLDQTP, from the coding sequence ATGACCGACCAGTTCCCCAACGGTGCCGACTCCGCCGTCCGCCTCGCCCTGCGCGCGCTGATCACCGGCGACGCCGACCAGGCCGAGCTGCGGACCCTCGCGGCCGGCGAGATCCTGATCCCCGTCGGCGACGTGCCCGAGGAGCAGCCGCCCGTGACGGTCAGCGTCCCCGTGTACGAACAGCCCGACGGCACCGAACTCGTCCCGGTGTTCACCTCGCAGGACCGCCTGCGCCAGGCGTTCCCGCAGGTCACCCGCCACCGCCAGATCCTCCTCGGCGCCCTCGCGCACGAGTGGCCCGCCGAGGGCCCGATGCTGGTCATCGACGCGGGCACGGTGGACGAGGTGACGCTGACGGCGCACGGGGTGCGCGAACTGCTCGACCAGACACCCTGA